The following proteins are encoded in a genomic region of Candidatus Abawacabacteria bacterium:
- a CDS encoding TfoX/Sxy family protein — MATKKETIQDILNRLVPSDRFFTRAMFGEYALYADNKVVALICDDILYVKIVPASSALEKVGKKGSPYPGAKAHYIANKYLLSHASKLSALLLSIAATLPEKKQKKKL, encoded by the coding sequence ATGGCTACAAAAAAAGAAACCATACAGGATATTCTCAACCGACTTGTACCCAGCGACAGATTTTTTACTCGCGCCATGTTTGGCGAATATGCTCTCTATGCCGATAATAAAGTAGTTGCCCTGATCTGTGACGATATCCTTTACGTTAAGATAGTGCCGGCTAGTAGTGCATTAGAAAAAGTAGGCAAAAAGGGCTCGCCGTATCCAGGAGCAAAGGCTCACTATATTGCTAATAAATATTTACTTTCCCATGCTTCGAAGCTTTCGGCGCTGCTATTAAGCATAGCAGCGACACTTCCTGAAAAAAAACAGAAAAAGAAACTTTAA